In Procambarus clarkii isolate CNS0578487 chromosome 58, FALCON_Pclarkii_2.0, whole genome shotgun sequence, one genomic interval encodes:
- the LOC123768028 gene encoding uncharacterized protein: protein MGYRLWTKIEYKIAPRLMLIIGKLHLPGSTLFHQLKMVQVQQERPPFETHTSPTHINEDQLDKLIKELDSIEAVISMGFPKNHVMTTFHNQLKEKGIPFFNLESCIEAVLSHMENETRKALNLASNREIEVEVKVSTSSQHVALTEVDVVPSPSIFGDITAKTELASNQKIEEEVQTLSLQHVGLTEVDVVPSPITTQTELASNQEEIEEEVQTLSPHHVALTKVDVVPSPPISDDITTQTELASNQEIEEEVQNLSPPQAEAVTLIQAIDELKPPMSITQMVPVLKPPVFVGSSGKIGQTSLERICECKICMDAEIELVFIPCNHMVACSKCALALFICPICRTDIKYTIRPISS from the exons ATGGGCTATAGGTTGTGGACAAAGATTGAGTACAAGATTGCTCCCCGCTTGATGTTAATTATTGGGAAGCTGCACTTGCCGGGTTCCACCTTATTTCACCAGTTAAAAATGGTTCAG GTGCAACAGGAAAGGCCGCCTTTTGAGACACATACTTCACCAACTCATATCAATGAAGATCAACtcgataaacttattaaagaactAGACAGTATTGAAGCAGTAATTTCTATGGGTTTTCCTAAAAATCATGTGATGACAACTTTTCATAACCAACTCAAAGAGAAAGGGATACCTTTCTTTAACCTTGAGTCATGTATTGAAGCGGTCTTATCCCATATGGAAAACGAAACTAGAAAAGCTCTAAATTTGGCTTCTAACCGAGAAatagaagttgaagtcaaagtaagCACTAGCTCACAACATGTGGCACTGACCGaggttgatgttgtcccaagcccatCAATATTTGGTGATATAACTGCAAAAACGGAGTTGGCTTCTAACCAAAAAATAGAAGAGGAAGTACAAACTCTAAGCCTACAACATGTGGGGCTAACCGaggttgatgttgtcccaagcccaaTAACTACACAAACGGAGTTGGCTTCTAACCAAGAAGAAATAGAAGAGGAAGTACAGACTCTAAGCCCACATCATGTGGCGCTAACCAaggttgatgttgtcccaagcccaccAATATCTGATGATATAACTACACAAACGGAGTTGGCTTCTAACCAAGAAATAGAAGAGGAAGTACAGAATCTAAGCCCACCACAAGCGGAAGCTGTAACCTTAATACAAGCAATTGATGAATTAAAACCACCAATGTCTataacacaaatggttcctgtccTAAAGCCACCAGTTTTTGTTGGATCTTCAGGTAAAATAGGACAAACATCATTGGAGAGAATTTGTGAGTGTAAGATTTGTATGGATGCAGAGATAGAGCTAGTGTTTATTCCTTGCAATCATATGGTCGCTTGCTCTAAATGTGCATTAGCCTTGTTTATATGTCCAATCTGTAGAACAGATATAAAATATACTATTAGGCCAATTTCCTCATAA